GCTACCATATGGTTATGTGGCAAGGAATAGCGTGGTTCATTTTGATACAATGTGCCGACACGCGTCCAATTGAATTCCTTAAGTAATGCCAGACGTGGCGCATTAAAAGCATTCTCCGATGGTACTACACGAAAGAAGTTGGGAAATGCGTCTTTCGTAAACATGGGATGAGTATCGGCGTACGATAATTGTGTCAAATGCCAGTGCTTACTGGCCTTGGCTATAGGATCTGTTACGTGTGTACAAGCAGCTCCGAAGAGCATCAACTTATTGGGACCTGAGTGCATCATATCGAAGAAGGACTTAACACCAACTGCGGCATTGCACTGTAAaaaaatcaaaggaaaatatttattaccacATATTGGTGGAATAATATTAGAAATGTAAATGTACCTCCGTGTCATTCCACCACATGTGCAGCcgataattaattaaaattgtggGATGTTCATTCACATGGGAAAGTGCCAATTTAACGCTGGGCATAACACCGCGGCctatgtaaaagaaaataatatcaaaaatcaaattatgttCTTTTTCGAAGCTATGTAAAAGTATATACTATAATTAAGCAAATCTGTAGAATTTCCCTCACCTGTATCGGAATTCTCCACTCCATCGCCGTATGGAAAGAAACCGGCAATGTAAACATCCGAACGTTTCGCAGTTCGGCCTTTACTGCAATATATTAATCCCAGGAGACACACACAAGCAAACAGTACTCGGTTTTTCAATGCCATTTTCAAAAgccttcaaataaaaaacacaaattatgcattgaaattaattaaattatttattacataattttaagTAACTTTCTCAATTAAacgccattttttatttattttattttataaattccctatatgtatgtacatacatgcaaattttttatttattcttactatttctttttttgtttgtttttttttttcatttgttatagAAGGGTTCTCTTTTCATCTGGGCTTTTAATGCGCCTTTCCTAATAAATTCaagcaatttttaaattctctGACAACTTTACACAGTCCAACATGTGGACCTATTacctaatattaaatttacctTTTAAATCCTTCGTAGATTTTCGCAAACACTTAAAACTCCATTTTTACTTTTGCATAATACACTCACATTGTAATATGttcctaaaaataaaatttaataaaatattctacaCTTTGTATAACGTTGTTATATTATGGACAAGTGAAAATTATGTATCCTTCGTACATGACAAGTACTGACAAGGATATGTTGATCCATAAAGAGCATGCGCTTTATTTTGACATTACCACGAGCTCTTTAcccaaaaataaactaataacagtaatgtatatttatttacatacttatgctaaACAGGAAATAATTACATCAAATCATCATTGTGAGTATTTTTCGGTTGTAAAATTGTTGGACAACTCGATGGAgcttctaaaataaaaataatattctaaaTTTGAATGTTAAAGCAAACGTCacattaaatatacaaaattatataaaaagaaaaacatctcaaatttgttgttatttaatcGAGGTAATGTATCAGTGATTACTATTAACTGACTAAAAATAAGAGCTAAACttggttttgaaaaatttcgaagcacttaaaattttacatttaaagcaCCGACTCACATTTATACTCTGGGTTTTCTAAGTGtgccaagaagtttgtaacacccagagttagcgtcggagaccttataaagtatattgtcacctaaaatgcaaaataacgtaacaacatttttggaaatttacaggGGAAAGAAAGAAACACGTTATAAAATGAAACATGAGTGAAACAgaatttaaatattggttaaaactgggttATATCTGATAACAAAACCTTAAAGGAATTGATGGTAATCAATGAAACAcccaatttcgaattttttgatcataTCATATTGTTCAAGACAAAACTAAAATctgcgaacaaattgttcagatcggaacactatagcatatagttgccaaaCAAAGTGCCCGCTTAATATCAAGATAATGACCTTTTTAAGCCCCTTAATGCTATAAAAATTCAActaggtattatagcttcggtacagccgaagttaaagacttttcttgttttgctttttaACACCAACATTTTGATATCTTAAATGGCTAAGTTGTAGCCTCAGTTATGTCTTGTCTGAAATTGAATTTGGCGGTTTTTTCACTTTGGGCATAGAAAGGGTTTAAGGGTTGAATGTATAGCACTGAACTGAACTGCTAATGAATTGCCTTGGTAACATTACAATATGTTACAAATGCAATAACAAAAGGTCAATCAACACTGTCTTAATGCGATtcgaacaatttgtttttttttttttttttgattttccatagTCAAATGTGAGTAGTTGTTGAAGAATGGAGGAttatgcgccaagtcgtttcaaAATGTTGGAGAAAATTGGTGAAGGAGTGCATGGCTACGTCTTTAAAGCAATCGATCTGCAACGACAAAAGCCTGTAGCTATTAAAAAGGttgcattgaaaaataaatttggaaatatttcacTAAATACTTTGCGCGAAATAAAAACATTGCAACTATGTCAATCggaatatgtaagtataaagaTTCTTCAgtacaaataattattatatccAATTTGTACATATTACTTAACTCTAGATAGTATCAATTATTGACATATATCCAGACTTAACCGGACTGTCGCTGGTATTGGAATATATGCCAGAaaccttatatggaaaactcaGAAACGAAATCGAACCACTAAGTAGACAGCAAATTCGCAAATTTACATTAATGATGCTTAAAGGAATCGAATATCTGCACAATATGGGTATCATGCATAGAGTAAGTGTCAGTTTAAGTAATGGATTAGAGACGTAATTTATATGTGTACTAGTCAGTACTGTGTGACTTAAATTccgtatttaaaacaaatttcgtaTTTAAATCCATTCTAATTGGCAGGATATAAAACCAGCCAACCTGCTTCTAAGCGAGgatgaaaaacttaaaattgcTGATTTTGGTTTAGCTCGTTTACATTTTCCAAAAGATGAAAATAAACTATATTCACCACAAGTTTCTACGCGCTGGTATAGAGCTCCGGAGATATTATGGGGCAGTCAAAAGTATGGTCCAGCAGTGGACATGTGGGCAGCAGGCTGTGTGTTTGCGGAAATGCTGCGAGGAGTGCCACTATTTTCTGTACGTAAACAACattgtagaaaatatttaacgCTTTTGTGATTTCTAATTTTTGTATTAGGGAGCAACTGATATCGAGCAACTGGCACTCGTAATAAGAACACTGGGTAGCCCCAGACTCAATGAATGGCCAGATATTAATTTATTACCCGATTACGACAAAATTCGGT
The sequence above is drawn from the Bactrocera tryoni isolate S06 chromosome 1, CSIRO_BtryS06_freeze2, whole genome shotgun sequence genome and encodes:
- the LOC120782856 gene encoding cyclin-dependent kinase 20, which translates into the protein MEDYAPSRFKMLEKIGEGVHGYVFKAIDLQRQKPVAIKKVALKNKFGNISLNTLREIKTLQLCQSEYIVSIIDIYPDLTGLSLVLEYMPETLYGKLRNEIEPLSRQQIRKFTLMMLKGIEYLHNMGIMHRDIKPANLLLSEDEKLKIADFGLARLHFPKDENKLYSPQVSTRWYRAPEILWGSQKYGPAVDMWAAGCVFAEMLRGVPLFSGATDIEQLALVIRTLGSPRLNEWPDINLLPDYDKIRFPKAVGIHWDNLFPSCTHAVEINLVSNLVVYNPKNRLTATEALSHDYFQ